A portion of the Methanophagales archaeon genome contains these proteins:
- the larE gene encoding ATP-dependent sacrificial sulfur transferase LarE, translating into MENNGNREKEKLEVLRERISERGNLIVAFSGGVDSGLLLAVAHEVLADNVLAVTIATELTPDRDLKSIKKILAYFNSNSSIRHKIVHLSLLSDEEFVANTRDRCYYCKRRFSLLLKQIAADEGIATVAEGVTASDYHEYRYRHRPGIAASRESGLWHPLAEVGITKSEVRAIAKEIGLPFWNKPSNACLATRIAYGERITSDKLEMIENAENILLDAGFSQLRVRLHCDGIARIELVRDELPRLFNLKQLEYLSMELKKLGFRYITIDPEGYRSGSMDDTDTDTG; encoded by the coding sequence ATGGAGAATAATGGTAATAGAGAAAAAGAGAAACTTGAAGTGTTGCGTGAGCGAATATCAGAGCGAGGTAATTTAATCGTTGCTTTCTCTGGCGGTGTAGACAGTGGTCTGCTGCTCGCAGTCGCTCATGAAGTGCTGGCTGATAACGTTCTTGCTGTGACAATAGCCACAGAACTCACTCCCGATAGGGATTTGAAGTCAATAAAAAAAATACTCGCTTACTTTAACTCCAACTCCAGCATACGACATAAGATTGTGCATCTCTCGCTGCTTAGCGATGAAGAATTCGTAGCGAATACTCGTGACAGGTGTTACTACTGTAAGAGACGTTTTAGTCTGTTATTAAAGCAAATAGCAGCCGACGAGGGAATAGCAACAGTTGCAGAAGGTGTTACTGCATCTGATTACCACGAATACAGATACAGGCACAGACCTGGCATAGCAGCATCCCGGGAATCCGGGCTGTGGCATCCCCTCGCGGAAGTAGGCATAACAAAGTCCGAAGTGAGAGCAATAGCGAAGGAGATAGGGCTTCCGTTCTGGAATAAACCCTCAAATGCGTGCTTAGCGACAAGGATAGCTTATGGCGAGAGGATAACGAGTGATAAACTGGAGATGATAGAGAATGCGGAGAATATCCTCTTAGATGCTGGCTTCTCCCAGCTCAGGGTTCGGCTGCACTGCGATGGGATAGCAAGGATAGAGCTGGTGAGGGATGAACTTCCGCGGCTATTCAATCTAAAACAGCTTGAATATCTTAGCATGGAACTGAAGAAGCTCGGTTTCCGCTACATCACCATAGACCCTGAGGGATACCGAAGTGGAAGTATGGATGATACTGATACTGATACAGGATGA
- a CDS encoding stage II sporulation protein M: MKIMREMGEEYTLREYIYSLRFYILFIVVFFISSAIVGYLGFLNELFSAALQYIQQLSENVKGFSDSYPPWVSFLLFFFVIFLNNAFTCFIDILSGPLVGIVPLFSAFVNGGIVGWFVQKEGAIVLIAIIPHGVFEIPAFLISAAIGLRLGREVFRSRDERDLGGEMKRGLWVFLTLIFPLLLIAAIIESALITLLPLVVK, encoded by the coding sequence ATGAAGATTATGAGAGAGATGGGAGAAGAATACACGTTACGTGAGTATATTTATTCGCTCAGGTTCTATATCTTATTCATCGTCGTCTTTTTCATCTCTTCCGCTATCGTTGGATATCTTGGCTTCCTCAATGAGTTATTTAGTGCGGCTCTCCAATATATACAGCAACTGAGTGAAAACGTGAAGGGCTTCTCAGATTCATATCCCCCATGGGTATCATTCCTCCTGTTCTTCTTCGTTATATTCCTGAATAACGCCTTTACATGCTTCATTGATATCCTCTCTGGACCTTTAGTAGGTATAGTCCCGCTCTTCTCCGCGTTCGTCAACGGTGGAATTGTTGGGTGGTTTGTACAGAAGGAGGGGGCAATTGTTCTCATTGCGATCATACCGCATGGGGTATTTGAGATACCAGCTTTCTTGATTTCTGCTGCTATTGGCTTGAGACTGGGCAGGGAGGTCTTCCGAAGTAGAGATGAGCGGGATTTGGGAGGCGAGATGAAAAGAGGCTTGTGGGTATTTCTCACACTTATATTCCCGCTTCTTCTCATTGCCGCTATTATTGAATCAGCACTGATCACATTACTACCACTGGTTGTTAAATGA